One genomic segment of Pseudomonas chlororaphis subsp. aurantiaca includes these proteins:
- a CDS encoding WbuC family cupin fold metalloprotein has protein sequence MNGPSFLDQSLFAELAEKASASPRGRHHHNFHQMQEPCHRMAVGLQPSTYIPPHRHLSDDKAETLLVLKGRLGLLVFDDAGQVLGKRVLQAGGDCMGVDLPVGVYHGLVVLEPDSLMFECKAGPYRPVGEGELAAWAPREGESGVAEYQAWMRAQFD, from the coding sequence ATGAACGGGCCGAGCTTTCTGGATCAGTCGCTGTTTGCCGAACTGGCCGAAAAAGCCTCGGCCAGCCCCCGTGGTCGCCACCATCACAACTTCCATCAGATGCAAGAGCCTTGTCACCGCATGGCGGTGGGGCTGCAGCCATCCACCTACATCCCGCCCCATCGCCACCTGAGCGACGACAAGGCCGAGACCCTGCTGGTGCTCAAGGGGCGCCTGGGCCTGCTGGTTTTCGACGATGCCGGTCAGGTGCTGGGCAAGCGTGTGCTGCAGGCGGGTGGGGATTGCATGGGCGTCGACCTGCCGGTCGGCGTCTACCACGGCCTGGTGGTGCTTGAGCCCGATAGCCTGATGTTCGAATGCAAGGCCGGGCCTTATCGTCCGGTCGGCGAAGGTGAGCTGGCTGCTTGGGCGCCCCGCGAAGGTGAGTCGGGCGTGGCCGAGTACCAGGCCTGGATGCGCGCCCAGTTCGACTGA
- a CDS encoding hypoxanthine-guanine phosphoribosyltransferase — MSADLEHIRQIMREADCLYTEAEVEAAIARVGAQINEQLAERNPVVFCVMNGGLIFSGKLLTHLKFPLEASYLHATRYRNETSGGELFWKSKPEVSFIDRDVLIIDDILDEGHTLGAIIDFCKHAGARAVHTAVLIDKDHDRKARPDLKADYVGLPCVDRYIFGYGMDYKGYWRNAAGIFAVKGM, encoded by the coding sequence ATGTCCGCTGATCTCGAGCATATCCGTCAAATCATGCGCGAGGCTGACTGCCTGTACACCGAAGCTGAGGTCGAGGCGGCCATTGCCCGAGTCGGTGCACAAATCAATGAACAACTGGCGGAACGCAATCCGGTGGTTTTCTGCGTGATGAACGGTGGCCTGATCTTCTCCGGCAAGCTGCTGACCCACCTCAAATTCCCGCTGGAAGCTTCCTACCTGCACGCCACCCGCTATCGCAACGAAACCAGCGGCGGCGAGCTGTTCTGGAAATCCAAGCCGGAAGTGTCCTTCATCGACCGTGATGTGCTGATCATCGACGACATCCTCGACGAAGGTCATACCCTGGGCGCGATCATCGACTTCTGCAAACACGCCGGTGCCCGCGCGGTGCACACCGCCGTGCTGATCGACAAGGACCACGACCGCAAGGCCCGTCCCGACCTGAAAGCCGATTACGTTGGCCTGCCATGCGTGGACCGCTACATCTTCGGTTACGGCATGGACTACAAGGGTTACTGGCGCAACGCTGCCGGCATCTTTGCCGTCAAGGGCATGTAA
- the upp gene encoding uracil phosphoribosyltransferase, which translates to MPIREIRHPLIRHKLGLMRRADISTKNFRELAQEVGALLTYEATKDLPLESYEIPGWCGPVQVEKIAGKKITVVPILRAGIGMLEGVLSLIPGAKVSAVGVARNEETLQAHTYLEKLVPEIDERLAMIIDPMLATGSSMVATIDLLKKAGCKDIRAMVLVAAPEGIEAVEKAHPDVTIYTASIDQKLNEHGYIIPGLGDAGDKIFGTKQKDA; encoded by the coding sequence ATGCCCATCCGTGAGATCCGCCATCCGCTGATCCGACACAAACTTGGCCTTATGCGCCGCGCCGACATTAGCACGAAGAACTTCCGCGAGCTCGCTCAGGAAGTCGGTGCCCTGCTGACGTACGAAGCCACCAAAGACCTGCCGCTCGAATCCTATGAGATTCCAGGTTGGTGCGGCCCTGTCCAGGTCGAGAAGATCGCCGGCAAGAAGATTACCGTGGTGCCTATCCTGCGCGCCGGTATCGGCATGCTCGAAGGCGTGCTCAGCCTGATCCCGGGCGCCAAGGTCAGCGCCGTGGGCGTGGCCCGCAACGAGGAAACCCTGCAGGCGCACACTTACCTGGAAAAACTGGTTCCGGAAATCGACGAACGCCTGGCCATGATCATCGACCCGATGCTCGCCACCGGCAGCTCCATGGTCGCGACCATCGACCTGTTGAAAAAGGCCGGCTGCAAGGACATCCGCGCCATGGTGCTGGTCGCCGCTCCCGAAGGCATCGAAGCCGTCGAGAAAGCTCACCCGGACGTGACCATCTACACCGCTTCCATCGATCAGAAACTCAACGAGCACGGCTACATCATCCCGGGCCTGGGCGATGCCGGCGACAAGATCTTCGGCACCAAGCAGAAGGACGCCTGA
- a CDS encoding uracil-xanthine permease family protein produces the protein MRDEFNDPLWRQVLSGAQMLFVAFGALVLMPLITGLDPNVALFTAGLGTLLFQLVTGRQVPVFLASSFAFITPIILAKGQFGLAATMGGVMAAGFVYTFLGLAVKIKGTGFIDRLLPPVVIGPVIISIGLAMAPIAANMAMGKAGDGSELIHYQTAMMISMPALLTTLIVAVFGKGIFRLVPIISGVLVGFALSFYFGVVDTAKIAAAPWLALPHFTAPEFNWQAILFIVPVALAPAIEHIGGVIAVGSVTGRDYLKKPGLHRTLFGDGIATTAAGLFGGPPNTTYAEVTGAVMLTKNYNPKIMTWAAIFAISLAFIGKFGALLQSIPVPVMGGILCLLFGSIAAVGMNTLIRHKIDLGEARNLVIVSVTLVFGIGGVLIGTGTGPDDFGLKGIALCAIVAIALNLILPGNDSWKNKRADEPLI, from the coding sequence ATGCGGGATGAGTTCAACGATCCGCTCTGGCGCCAGGTGCTGTCTGGCGCGCAGATGCTCTTCGTGGCCTTTGGCGCGTTGGTGTTGATGCCGCTGATTACCGGTCTCGACCCCAACGTGGCGCTGTTCACGGCGGGTCTCGGGACTCTGTTGTTCCAGCTCGTGACCGGGCGCCAGGTACCGGTATTCCTGGCCTCCAGCTTTGCCTTCATCACCCCGATCATTCTCGCCAAGGGCCAGTTCGGCCTGGCCGCGACCATGGGCGGCGTGATGGCGGCCGGTTTCGTTTATACCTTCCTGGGCCTGGCGGTGAAGATCAAGGGCACCGGTTTCATCGACCGGCTGCTGCCACCGGTGGTAATCGGCCCGGTGATCATTTCCATCGGCCTGGCCATGGCCCCGATCGCCGCCAACATGGCGATGGGCAAGGCCGGCGACGGCAGCGAACTGATTCATTACCAGACGGCGATGATGATCTCGATGCCGGCGCTGCTCACCACCCTGATTGTCGCAGTGTTCGGCAAAGGCATCTTCCGCCTGGTGCCGATCATCTCCGGGGTGCTGGTGGGCTTTGCCCTGTCCTTTTACTTCGGCGTGGTCGATACCGCGAAGATCGCCGCGGCGCCCTGGCTGGCCCTGCCGCACTTCACCGCGCCAGAGTTCAACTGGCAGGCGATCCTGTTCATCGTCCCCGTGGCCCTGGCCCCCGCCATCGAGCACATCGGTGGGGTGATCGCAGTCGGCAGCGTGACCGGTCGCGACTACCTGAAGAAGCCCGGCCTGCATCGCACCTTGTTCGGTGACGGTATCGCCACCACCGCCGCCGGCCTGTTCGGCGGTCCGCCCAATACCACCTACGCCGAAGTGACTGGCGCGGTAATGCTGACCAAGAACTACAACCCGAAAATCATGACCTGGGCGGCGATCTTCGCCATCAGCCTGGCGTTCATCGGCAAGTTCGGCGCACTGCTGCAAAGCATTCCGGTACCGGTGATGGGCGGGATTCTCTGCCTGTTGTTCGGTTCGATCGCGGCAGTGGGCATGAACACCCTGATCCGTCACAAGATCGACCTGGGCGAAGCCCGCAACCTGGTGATCGTCTCGGTGACCCTGGTGTTCGGGATTGGCGGGGTACTGATCGGTACCGGTACCGGACCGGACGACTTCGGCCTGAAAGGGATCGCCCTGTGCGCCATCGTCGCGATTGCGCTGAACCTGATCCTGCCGGGCAACGATAGCTGGAAGAACAAGAGGGCTGACGAGCCGCTGATCTGA
- the hemH gene encoding ferrochelatase: protein MTDHALLLVNLGSPASTSVADVRSYLNQFLMDPYVIDLPWPVRRLLVSLILIKRPEQSAHAYASIWWEQGSPLVVLSRRLQETMTSEWKHGPVELAMRYGEPSIESALVRLVAQGQKKITLAPLYPQFADSTVTTVVEEARRVIRDKKLDVQLSVLQPFYDQPEYLDALVASARPHLQQDFDHLLLSFHGLPERHLKKLNPGHSLDGDCCRDATPEVAATCYRGQCLNTARAFAERMGLADGKWSVSFQSRLGRAKWIEPYTEARLDELARQGVKKILVMCPAFVADCIETLEEIGDRGREQFREAGGEELVLVPCLNDDPQWAKALNALCERAPLAL, encoded by the coding sequence ATGACCGATCACGCGTTGCTCCTGGTCAACCTGGGTTCGCCGGCCTCCACCTCGGTGGCGGATGTGCGCAGCTACCTCAATCAATTCCTGATGGACCCTTACGTGATCGATCTGCCGTGGCCGGTCCGGCGTCTGCTGGTGTCGCTGATTCTGATCAAGCGTCCGGAGCAGTCGGCCCATGCCTACGCCTCGATCTGGTGGGAGCAGGGTTCGCCGCTGGTGGTGCTCAGCCGCCGTTTGCAGGAAACCATGACGAGTGAGTGGAAGCACGGCCCGGTGGAACTGGCGATGCGTTATGGCGAGCCGTCCATCGAGTCGGCATTGGTGCGTCTGGTGGCCCAGGGGCAGAAGAAAATCACCCTGGCGCCGCTCTATCCACAATTTGCCGACAGCACCGTGACCACGGTGGTGGAAGAGGCCCGGCGGGTGATCCGGGACAAGAAGCTGGATGTGCAGCTTTCGGTGCTGCAACCGTTTTACGATCAGCCGGAGTACCTCGACGCGCTGGTGGCCAGTGCCAGGCCGCACTTGCAACAGGACTTCGATCATTTGCTGTTGAGTTTCCATGGCTTGCCCGAACGGCACCTGAAAAAGCTCAATCCCGGCCACAGCCTGGACGGCGATTGCTGCCGCGACGCGACCCCCGAGGTGGCCGCCACCTGTTACCGCGGCCAGTGCCTGAACACGGCCCGGGCATTCGCCGAGCGCATGGGGCTGGCGGACGGCAAGTGGTCGGTGTCGTTCCAGTCCCGTCTGGGACGTGCCAAATGGATCGAGCCCTATACCGAGGCGCGGCTGGATGAATTGGCCCGACAGGGGGTGAAGAAGATCCTGGTGATGTGCCCGGCGTTCGTCGCCGACTGCATCGAGACCCTGGAAGAGATCGGCGATCGCGGTCGCGAGCAGTTCCGCGAAGCGGGAGGGGAGGAGTTGGTGCTGGTGCCATGCCTGAACGACGACCCGCAATGGGCCAAGGCATTGAACGCCTTGTGCGAGCGCGCGCCTTTGGCGTTGTAA
- a CDS encoding TIGR01777 family oxidoreductase, whose translation MHILLTGGTGLIGRQLCRHWLTQGHQLTVWSRRPAAVPKLCGTQVRGIARLDELAEEPVDAIINLAGAPIADRPWTHKRKALLWSSRITLTEKLLAWLESRGQKPGLLISGSAVGWYGDGGERELNEDSPPVSEDFASQLCIAWEETAQRAEAMGVRVVLIRTGLVLAAEGGFLSRLLLPFKLALGGPIGNGRQWMPWIHIKDQIALIDFLLHRSDASGPYNACAPKPVRNREFAKTLGSVLHRPAVVPVPAFVLRVGLGELSLLLLGGQRAVPARLLAAGFTFQFTDLRAALDDLSSRL comes from the coding sequence ATGCACATATTGCTGACCGGCGGTACTGGTTTGATAGGACGTCAACTCTGCCGTCACTGGCTGACCCAGGGCCATCAGTTGACCGTATGGAGTCGTCGGCCTGCCGCGGTGCCCAAACTGTGCGGCACTCAGGTCCGCGGCATTGCCCGCCTGGACGAACTCGCGGAGGAGCCGGTCGACGCCATCATCAACCTGGCGGGAGCGCCGATCGCCGACCGGCCCTGGACCCACAAGCGCAAGGCGCTGCTCTGGAGCAGCCGCATTACCCTGACGGAAAAGCTCCTGGCCTGGCTGGAAAGCCGCGGGCAGAAACCCGGGTTGTTGATCTCCGGGTCGGCGGTGGGCTGGTACGGCGATGGCGGGGAGCGCGAGCTGAACGAGGACTCGCCCCCGGTCAGTGAGGACTTCGCCAGCCAGTTGTGCATCGCCTGGGAGGAGACCGCACAACGTGCCGAGGCCATGGGCGTGCGGGTGGTGCTGATTCGCACGGGCCTGGTGCTGGCGGCCGAGGGCGGCTTTTTGTCGCGCTTGCTGCTGCCCTTCAAACTGGCCCTGGGCGGGCCGATCGGCAACGGTCGGCAGTGGATGCCGTGGATTCATATCAAGGATCAAATCGCCCTGATTGATTTTCTTCTGCACCGCAGTGATGCCAGCGGTCCTTATAATGCCTGCGCGCCGAAGCCGGTGCGCAATCGCGAGTTCGCCAAGACCCTGGGCAGCGTCTTGCACCGGCCGGCGGTAGTGCCGGTGCCGGCCTTTGTCTTGCGCGTCGGCCTGGGGGAATTGTCGTTGTTGTTGCTGGGTGGTCAGCGCGCGGTCCCTGCGCGGTTGTTGGCCGCCGGATTCACTTTCCAGTTCACTGATTTGCGCGCGGCCCTGGACGACCTGTCCAGCCGCCTCTGA
- a CDS encoding NAD(P)/FAD-dependent oxidoreductase, which translates to MTVPIAIIGTGIAGLSATQALRDAGHVVQLFDKSRGSGGRMSSKRSDAGALDMGAQYFTARDRRFVTEVQRWQANGWAAEWAPQLYNFHGGQLTPSPDEQTRWVGTPRMSAITRGLLGETEVHFACRITEVYRGERHWHLQDAEGFTHGPFSHVIIATPAPQATALLAAAPKLASAAAGVKMDPTWAVALAFETALETPVEGCFVQDSPLDWLARNRSKPGRDNSLDTWVLHASSTWSRQHIDLPKEAVIEQLHGAFAELLHSAMPAPSFSLAHRWLYARPASSHEWGALADVDLGLYVCGDWCLSGRVEGAWLSGQEAARRLHENL; encoded by the coding sequence ATGACCGTACCCATCGCAATCATCGGTACCGGCATCGCCGGACTCTCCGCCACCCAGGCGCTGAGAGACGCCGGGCATGTCGTGCAACTCTTCGATAAAAGCCGCGGCAGCGGCGGGCGTATGTCCAGCAAGCGCAGCGACGCCGGCGCGCTGGACATGGGCGCTCAATATTTCACCGCTCGCGACCGGCGCTTCGTCACCGAAGTCCAGCGCTGGCAAGCCAATGGCTGGGCCGCCGAATGGGCGCCGCAGCTGTACAACTTCCATGGCGGCCAACTCACCCCGTCGCCGGACGAACAGACCCGCTGGGTCGGCACCCCGCGCATGAGCGCTATTACCCGTGGCTTGCTGGGCGAAACGGAGGTGCATTTCGCCTGCCGCATCACCGAGGTCTACCGCGGCGAACGGCATTGGCACCTGCAGGATGCCGAAGGTTTCACCCACGGCCCGTTCAGCCACGTGATCATCGCCACGCCGGCCCCCCAGGCCACGGCCCTGCTGGCCGCCGCGCCGAAACTGGCGAGCGCCGCCGCCGGGGTGAAGATGGACCCGACCTGGGCCGTCGCCCTGGCTTTCGAGACCGCGCTGGAAACCCCGGTGGAAGGCTGCTTCGTACAGGACAGCCCGCTGGACTGGCTGGCCCGCAACCGCAGCAAGCCAGGGCGCGACAACAGCCTCGACACCTGGGTCCTGCACGCCAGCAGCACCTGGAGCCGCCAGCACATCGACCTGCCGAAAGAAGCAGTGATCGAACAACTGCACGGCGCATTCGCCGAACTGCTGCACAGCGCCATGCCCGCCCCAAGCTTCAGCCTCGCCCACCGCTGGCTCTACGCCCGCCCAGCGAGCAGCCATGAATGGGGAGCCCTGGCGGATGTCGACCTGGGACTCTATGTGTGCGGCGACTGGTGCCTGTCCGGTCGCGTCGAAGGGGCCTGGCTCAGCGGGCAGGAGGCCGCCCGCCGGTTGCACGAAAACCTGTAA
- a CDS encoding YbgA family protein → MPDNPTQADKPRIAISACLLGAPVRYNGGHKESRLCSQALAEFFEFVPLCPEVAIGLGTPREPIRLVGDPRQPRAVGSINPAMDVTQALTDYGQHMADELGSLCGYIFMQKSPSCGLERVKVYQDQGRPAELSGRGIHAAAFCSRHPDLPVEEDGRLNDPVLRENFLTRVFAYSAWQDVLRQGLTHRRLTDFHARYKYLLMAHNPEQYKALGTLLGSMGQSDPAQIGPRYFSQLMAALKKCATRRTHSNVLQHISGYLKQAISREDKQEMQHLIGQYRHGIVPLVVPLTLLKHHLRRHPDPYIAQQVYLQPHPETLSLRNAL, encoded by the coding sequence ATGCCCGACAATCCGACCCAGGCCGACAAACCGAGAATCGCCATCAGCGCCTGCCTGCTGGGTGCGCCGGTGCGCTACAACGGCGGGCACAAGGAATCGCGCCTGTGCAGCCAGGCCCTCGCTGAGTTTTTCGAGTTTGTCCCACTGTGCCCGGAAGTCGCCATCGGCCTGGGCACACCCCGCGAACCGATCCGCCTGGTGGGCGATCCGCGGCAACCGCGGGCCGTCGGCAGCATCAATCCGGCCATGGATGTCACCCAGGCCCTCACGGATTACGGCCAGCACATGGCCGATGAACTGGGCAGCCTCTGTGGCTACATCTTCATGCAGAAATCTCCGTCCTGCGGCCTGGAGCGGGTCAAGGTCTACCAGGACCAGGGCCGCCCCGCCGAACTCAGCGGGCGCGGTATCCATGCCGCAGCTTTCTGCAGCCGCCATCCGGACCTGCCGGTGGAAGAAGACGGCCGACTCAATGATCCGGTGCTGCGGGAAAACTTCCTGACCCGGGTGTTCGCCTACAGCGCCTGGCAGGACGTGCTCAGGCAAGGCCTGACCCATCGCCGCCTGACCGATTTTCACGCGCGCTACAAATACCTGCTGATGGCCCACAACCCGGAGCAATACAAGGCCCTCGGCACCCTGCTGGGCAGCATGGGCCAAAGCGATCCAGCGCAAATCGGCCCACGTTATTTCAGCCAGCTGATGGCGGCCCTGAAAAAGTGTGCCACCCGCCGTACCCACAGCAACGTACTGCAACACATCAGCGGCTATCTCAAGCAAGCCATCAGCCGCGAAGACAAACAGGAAATGCAGCACCTCATCGGCCAGTACCGCCACGGCATCGTGCCTCTGGTCGTGCCGCTGACCCTGCTCAAGCATCACCTGCGCCGGCATCCCGATCCCTACATCGCGCAACAGGTGTACCTGCAGCCCCATCCGGAAACTCTCAGCCTGCGTAATGCGCTCTGA
- a CDS encoding MerR family transcriptional regulator, with amino-acid sequence MNDSTFDDPDAAASESDRAHGQGWLPIREVTRQTGVNAVTLRAWERRYGLIVPQRTAKGHRLFSNEHVQRILKILTWLNRGVAVSQVKHLLDAEPALGEATRNDWHLQRQSLIQAISQLAECQVDDSVNQAMALYPPRTLCEHLLLPLLGELEQRWQGRFGMQMERFFFHSWLRSKFAVRVYHNNRQLQGAPLLLINHSDLPLEPHLWLCAWLISNSDCPVAVFDWPLPPGELALAVERLKARGVLLYASQSINLRQLPRLLGGLERPAFIVGPAVSIHPAELAIRTNQIANLHLVADPLSAHQALTGLGLL; translated from the coding sequence ATGAACGATTCGACGTTCGACGACCCGGATGCAGCCGCCAGCGAATCCGATCGCGCCCATGGGCAAGGCTGGTTGCCGATTCGCGAAGTAACCCGCCAGACCGGGGTCAACGCCGTCACCCTGCGGGCCTGGGAACGTCGTTACGGGTTGATCGTGCCGCAGCGTACCGCCAAGGGTCACCGGCTGTTTTCGAACGAACATGTGCAACGCATTCTGAAGATCCTGACCTGGCTCAATCGCGGCGTGGCGGTCAGCCAGGTCAAGCACCTGCTGGACGCCGAGCCGGCACTCGGCGAAGCGACCCGCAACGACTGGCACCTGCAACGCCAGAGCCTGATCCAGGCCATCAGCCAACTGGCCGAGTGCCAGGTCGACGACAGCGTCAACCAGGCCATGGCGCTCTACCCGCCGCGGACCTTGTGCGAGCACCTGCTGCTACCGCTGCTGGGCGAACTCGAACAGCGCTGGCAGGGCCGCTTCGGCATGCAGATGGAGCGGTTTTTTTTCCATTCCTGGCTGCGCAGCAAATTCGCAGTGCGGGTCTATCACAACAACCGCCAGTTGCAAGGCGCCCCGCTGCTGCTGATCAATCACTCGGACCTGCCGCTGGAGCCGCACCTGTGGCTCTGCGCCTGGCTGATCAGCAATAGCGACTGCCCGGTGGCAGTCTTCGACTGGCCGCTGCCTCCCGGTGAATTGGCCCTGGCCGTCGAGCGCCTGAAAGCGCGGGGCGTGCTGCTGTACGCGAGCCAGTCGATCAACCTGCGGCAACTGCCACGCCTGCTCGGCGGCCTCGAGCGCCCGGCATTCATCGTCGGCCCCGCGGTGAGCATCCACCCCGCCGAACTGGCGATCCGCACCAACCAGATTGCCAATCTGCACCTCGTCGCAGACCCGCTCTCGGCGCACCAGGCCCTGACCGGGCTAGGACTTCTCTAA
- the phrB gene encoding deoxyribodipyrimidine photo-lyase: protein MQLIWLRSDLRLHDNTALSAAIRRGPTVAVYLLSPRQWQAHDDAPCKVDFWLRNLEQLSSDLVRLNIPLLIRQAPSWEQAPQVLLQLCRELAIEALHVNEEYGIHESRRDTAVASLLKSQGVSFHSYLDQLLFRPGSVLTGSGGYFQVFSQFRKVCYNRLYSALPPQLAAPRAQAALRTKADALPRQVEGFPTPGPHLQALWPAGETAAQQRLAHFAETQLDHYQAERDLPAKPGTSQLSPYLAAGVLSPRQCLHAALQNNRGEFASGSPGAVTWINELLWREFYKHILVGYPRVSRHRAFRPETEAVAWRDAPDELAAWQQARTGLPIIDAAMRQLLETGWMHNRLRMIVAMFLTKNLLIDWRQGERFFMRHLIDGDLAANNGGWQWSSSTGTDSAPYFRIFNPLSQSQRFDSQGTFIKHWLPELAGLNEKDIHNPAAMGGLFGVADYPPPMVDLSMSRERALAAFKNLPSRGVAEGYQQ from the coding sequence ATGCAACTGATCTGGCTACGCAGCGACCTGCGCCTGCATGACAACACCGCGCTGAGCGCCGCCATCCGGCGCGGGCCGACTGTGGCCGTATACCTGCTGAGCCCGCGGCAATGGCAGGCGCATGACGATGCGCCGTGCAAGGTCGACTTCTGGCTGCGCAACCTGGAGCAACTGAGCAGCGACCTGGTCCGGCTGAACATCCCGCTGCTGATTCGCCAAGCGCCGAGTTGGGAGCAGGCCCCCCAGGTGCTGCTGCAACTGTGCCGGGAACTGGCCATCGAGGCGCTGCACGTCAACGAGGAATACGGCATTCACGAGAGTCGCCGCGATACGGCGGTGGCCAGCCTGCTGAAGAGCCAGGGCGTGAGCTTCCACAGTTACCTCGACCAGTTGCTGTTCCGGCCCGGCAGTGTGCTGACCGGGAGCGGCGGCTACTTCCAGGTCTTCAGCCAGTTTCGCAAGGTCTGCTACAACCGGCTGTACAGCGCCCTGCCGCCACAGCTGGCGGCTCCCAGGGCGCAAGCCGCGCTGAGGACAAAGGCCGATGCGCTGCCCCGACAGGTCGAGGGGTTCCCGACACCCGGCCCGCACCTGCAGGCGCTCTGGCCAGCCGGTGAAACCGCGGCGCAACAGCGCCTGGCGCACTTTGCCGAAACGCAGCTCGATCACTACCAGGCCGAGCGCGACTTGCCGGCCAAGCCCGGCACCAGCCAGCTTTCGCCCTACCTCGCCGCCGGCGTGCTGTCGCCGCGTCAGTGCCTGCACGCGGCCCTGCAAAACAACCGGGGCGAGTTCGCCAGCGGCAGCCCCGGCGCCGTCACCTGGATCAACGAACTGCTCTGGCGCGAGTTCTACAAACACATCCTGGTGGGCTACCCACGGGTGTCCCGGCACCGGGCCTTCCGCCCGGAAACCGAAGCCGTGGCCTGGCGCGATGCCCCCGATGAGCTAGCGGCCTGGCAACAGGCCCGCACCGGCCTGCCGATCATCGACGCGGCCATGCGCCAGTTGCTGGAAACCGGCTGGATGCACAACCGCCTGCGGATGATCGTGGCGATGTTCCTGACCAAGAACCTGCTGATCGACTGGCGCCAGGGCGAGCGTTTTTTCATGCGCCACCTGATCGACGGCGACCTGGCGGCGAACAACGGTGGCTGGCAGTGGAGTTCATCCACCGGCACCGACTCGGCGCCCTACTTCCGGATCTTCAACCCGTTGAGCCAGTCACAGAGGTTCGACAGCCAAGGGACTTTCATCAAGCACTGGCTGCCGGAGCTGGCGGGGCTGAATGAAAAAGATATCCACAACCCGGCCGCCATGGGCGGCCTGTTCGGCGTGGCCGATTACCCGCCGCCGATGGTCGATCTGTCGATGTCCCGCGAGCGCGCCCTGGCGGCCTTCAAGAACCTGCCGTCACGGGGGGTTGCCGAGGGGTATCAGCAATAA
- a CDS encoding YkgJ family cysteine cluster protein, whose protein sequence is MTTIPVTQIAEAAVTCSSCAACCCQLEVMLITETGVPERFIDTDDWGGEVMLRLDDGWCAALDRNSMLCSIYEQRPLICREFEMGEVDCLNERRGIATAYR, encoded by the coding sequence ATGACCACTATTCCCGTCACCCAGATCGCCGAAGCGGCGGTCACCTGCTCGAGCTGCGCGGCCTGCTGCTGCCAACTGGAAGTGATGCTGATCACCGAAACCGGGGTGCCCGAACGTTTTATCGACACCGACGATTGGGGTGGCGAAGTCATGTTGCGGCTGGATGATGGCTGGTGCGCCGCGCTGGATCGCAACAGCATGCTGTGCAGCATCTACGAACAACGGCCGCTGATCTGCCGGGAGTTCGAGATGGGGGAAGTGGACTGCCTCAACGAACGCCGTGGCATCGCCACGGCGTATCGCTGA
- a CDS encoding acyloxyacyl hydrolase, whose amino-acid sequence MRRMFCLAALAAALLGQSFSAQAAGVEFSVGQTGDSTQTYRLGMQFDWDKSWLQSDVGRLTGYWSGAYTFWDGDEKSSNHSLSFSPVLVYEFAGQNIKPYIEAGIGVAVFANTEVEDNKLGSAFQFEDRFGFGLRFNGGHEVGLRATHYSNAGIATPNDGVESYSLHYTMPL is encoded by the coding sequence ATGAGACGAATGTTTTGTTTGGCTGCACTTGCAGCTGCGTTATTGGGACAAAGTTTTTCGGCACAGGCGGCCGGCGTCGAGTTTTCGGTGGGGCAGACCGGCGATTCGACCCAGACCTATCGCCTGGGCATGCAATTCGATTGGGACAAAAGCTGGCTGCAAAGCGATGTCGGTCGCCTGACCGGCTACTGGAGCGGCGCCTATACCTTCTGGGATGGCGACGAGAAGTCCAGCAACCACAGCCTGTCGTTCTCGCCGGTGCTGGTGTACGAATTTGCCGGGCAGAACATCAAGCCTTACATCGAGGCGGGGATCGGCGTGGCGGTGTTCGCCAACACCGAGGTGGAGGACAATAAGCTCGGTTCGGCGTTCCAGTTCGAGGACCGCTTCGGTTTCGGCCTGCGGTTCAACGGCGGGCATGAAGTCGGTCTCCGTGCCACGCACTATTCCAACGCCGGCATCGCGACGCCCAACGACGGTGTAGAGAGCTACTCGCTGCATTACACCATGCCGTTGTAA